The Corylus avellana chromosome ca8, CavTom2PMs-1.0 genome has a segment encoding these proteins:
- the LOC132190797 gene encoding blue copper protein 1a-like — protein MASSQYFFILAIVAILVPSILATEFVVGDDKGWTINFDYQAWSQGKEFHVGDTLVFKYKEGVHNVLKVNGTGFQQCVAPLGTEALISGNDVITLATSGRKWYICGVAKHCENGNQKLAITMLPQIVSLAPSPVSAAKECVKPIYYEWMMVVFGILAMVMV, from the exons ATGGCATCTTCCCAATATTTCTTCATCCTTGCAATTGTAGCAATTCTTGTCCCTTCAATTTTGGCCACAGAATTTGTGGTTGGTGATGACAAGGGTTGGACCATTAACTTTGACTACCAAGCTTGGTCTCAAGGAAAGGAGTTTCATGTCGGTGACACTCTTG TTTTCAAGTATAAAGAGGGAGTTCATAATGTTCTTAAAGTCAATGGAACTGGCTtccaacaatgtgttgcacCATTGGGAACTGAGGCCCTGATTAGTGGAAATGATGTGATTACACTAGCAACCTCAGGAAGAAAATGGTATATTTGTGGTGTTGCCAAACATTGTGAGAATGGAAACCAAAAACTTGCCATAACAATGCTGCCTCAGATAGTGTCTCTAGCACCTTCTCCTGTTTCAGCAGCCAAGGAATGCGTTAAACCTATATATTATGAGTGGATGATGGTTGTTTTTGGTATCCTTGCCATGGTCATGGTTTAA
- the LOC132190798 gene encoding blue copper protein 1a-like, whose amino-acid sequence MAFSQYFFILAIVAILVPSILATEFVVGDDKGWTINFDSQAWAQGKEFHVGDTLVFKYKEGVHNVLKVNGTGFQQCVAPLGTKALISENDVITLATSGRKWYICGVAKHCENGNQKLAITMLPQIVSRAPSPVSAAKECVKPIYYEWMMVVFGILAMVMV is encoded by the exons ATGGCATTTTCCCAATATTTCTTCATCCTTGCAATCGTAGCAATTCTTGTCCCTTCAATTTTGGCCACAGAATTTGTGGTTGGAGATGATAAGGGTTGGACCATTAACTTTGACTCCCAAGCTTGGGCTCAAGGAAAGGAGTTTCATGTCGGTGACACTCTTG TTTTCAAGTATAAAGAGGGAGTTCATAATGTTCTTAAAGTCAATGGAACTGGCTtccaacaatgtgttgcacCATTGGGAACTAAGGCCCTGATTAGTGAAAATGATGTGATTACACTAGCAACCTCAGGAAGAAAATGGTATATTTGTGGTGTTGCCAAACATTGTGAGAATGGAAACCAAAAACTTGCCATAACAATGCTGCCTCAGATAGTGTCTCGAGCACCTTCTCCTGTTTCAGCAGCCAAGGAATGCGTTAAACCTATATATTATGAGTGGATGATGGTTGTTTTTGGTATCCTTGCCATGGTCATGGTTTAA
- the LOC132190198 gene encoding fasciclin-like arabinogalactan protein 14, with translation MNSKASCLLSFALFLLFSSATSAFNITKLLGRHPNFSSFNDYLTQTQLSQQINSRNTITVLAIDNKAIASIYGKPLDMIKKILSVHVVLDYFDVQKLTMLPRKTTILSTLFQSSGATANQEGLLNVSLVNEGEIAFGSAVKGSILTAKLVSSVAAQPYNISVLQITAPIVPPSIDQAALPPKAAKSPAAVPKKSPATPPTQALSSTPAVEAPMPSQVAADAPVVHSRQGLYR, from the coding sequence atgaaTTCCAAAGCCTCTTGTCTCTTATCCTTTgctctcttccttctcttctccTCCGCCACGTCCGCCTTCAACATCACGAAGCTCCTCGGCCGCCACCCAAATTTCAGCTCCTTCAATGACTATCTCACCCAGACTCAACTCTCCCAACAAATCAACAGTCGCAATACAATCACCGTTCTCGCCATCGACAACAAAGCCATCGCTAGCATTTATGGAAAACCCTTGGACATGATCAAGAAGATCTTGAGCGTCCACGTGGTGCTCGACTACTTTGACGTCCAGAAGCTCACCATGCTGCCCAGAAAGACCACCATCCTCAGCACCTTATTCCAATCCAGTGGCGCCACCGCCAACCAAGAAGGGCTCTTGAACGTTTCGCTCGTCAATGAGGGTGAGATCGCTTTTGGGTCCGCCGTGAAGGGTTCCATTCTCACCGCCAAGCTTGTTTCGTCGGTGGCGGCTCAGCCGTATAACATCTCCGTGCTTCAAATTACAGCTCCTATAGTGCCTCCTAGTATCGATCAAGCGGCGTTGCCGCCTAAGGCTGCTAAATCCCCTGCCGCTGTGCCCAAGAAGTCGCCGGCAACGCCTCCGACTCAGGCGCTGTCAAGCACACCGGCTGTCGAAGCTCCTATGCCATCTCAAGTGGCTGCTGATGCCCCTGTAGTTCATTCAAGACAAGGGCTATACAGGTGA